A region of the Dermacentor albipictus isolate Rhodes 1998 colony chromosome 4, USDA_Dalb.pri_finalv2, whole genome shotgun sequence genome:
ctcgcattaaccgtccatcgatccacaccgatgttagtagtgggggactttaatgttgacataaagacaaacagcaatttcctaacacttatgcgggagaacatcccgttcctctcgctcgtaacgcgtcccacggctgtgacaacctcgcgaggcacttgtatagatctcgtctttgagaatcaagcattggtgtaccaagtcgaacatatatcagtctatttctccgaccacaaagcttccttcatgactgtcaagaactgttagtggagtctttgttaaaggaatacgtgtgaaaaataaaaaaaaaattctgtgatagcgcatacatgtgttgctcgatttctttgcctcaatctatcgaaaaggtgaaacagcttatttgctgcgctcaaatttcgcattaggaagtaacgtaatcgtcggtaatttttttttcttctgacacTCACTCTGGCTGACATCAAAGTGTTCCAGTCACCTTAAGGGCTTTAAAGCTCTACAGGTGTTCGCTACAATGGCGAAGAGCCTGTCAAGCAGAATTCAATAGAGAAAATCACTGGGTTCGTGTTTTAGTGCTCTCTTCCATCTTAAGACAATGTTGTCGAAGTAAAATTTTCAAAAACATCCGATGTCCCGcacaaacaacaaaaaatgcacaAGATGTCAGGCATGCTGGTGAAGTAAAAGTGGGAGAGGGGCAGCTTCATTAATATATATTTGTACAGTCGTCTGAAATTCCCAAAAATTCCCTGTTGTACGGCTTTGTCTTGGCGCAGGACTCCGCTCGGCTTGTCTGTCGCCGTCGACGATTCGCAGCCTTGAATTCATTGCAAAATTTCTTAGAATCCTTTCAGGAGCTCATTTCTTCTTCGTTGATGTGACTGCATTTACCGCTTGAACATTCTGATGCTGACTGCGCTGGGGACGGAGAACGAACTCGGTGTTTAAGTACACGCAGCAGAAGACAGTAGTGGCGGAACTTTTACAGCACGTGCACCGCCTTGTTGCTTTGCCACACGCCCAAAAATGTTACAATACCTGACATGCGAGCAGTCTCTTTGAAATGCGCCGTAAGTTCACAATGGCACAGCTTAGACACTTCTTGGGTAATACCTCCTCCAAAAGTCACACCGAATGAATGGGTCCTGCTTTCTTGACACGTCGCCAGAGTCCACTTCCAAATAATCGGGAGTCGTTGACGTGTACTGTGGCCAGTCGATCTCGTCCGTAGGCTTGGGTACGCTGCGAGTGGGAAAGAAAAGTCTAACGTCAGCGAATTCTTAAAAGGAGCGATAAACCAATTGCTTCAGTAGGTAATCCCACCGCATACTATACTTATGCTTTTCAAGATTTCAAGTATGTCCTGTTTCGCTACGCCTAAAATGAGAAACACGGCTTCCTAGTCTCTCTTTCTTCAGGCAGGAACGAGCCACTGGATATCTCGCAGCACATTTTGTCCCATGGATATAAAACAAAGCAGCGCGTATACTTATGTTGACGTATTATGACGCTACCGACTGCTTGTGGCGCCGTGCGTAATTGTAGATGAAGAACATAAAATTTTTCAGCGACGTATTGGGCACACGAGGCCATATGTTCTGCAAGAATGCGATAACATGAGAAAATACTCGGGCGTGAGCCCGAAAAATGAAGGTGTTCATGGCACATCGTGATGATAGGCGACGTTGCCTGTGAAAGCTTTTCAAGATTTCAAATGCTAACGCATCAAATAGCACGTGCGCTTAAGCTTGAGACATTCATTTTGTTTTCTGGGTATCGAATTGTACGTTATATTAAAGTATGCCTTTGCATAATAATTAACGTGACTGTCTATAAAATATCAAGGAGAAGCAGCTTAAGCTACGCGTGCTGTAGAGAGAGTTTAATGTTCGGTTGTATTCAAGCTTTCAAGTGAGATAATTCATTTTTTGTAGCGAGTAGTCTCTTCCTAAGTCGCTCTGTTGTAGAAAGACGTTTAATCGGAAAGCTCATGCCAAATTAACCCATGCTCGAGTATGTGCTTATTCGTCTAGTTGAAGGCATGTAACAGTACGTTCCGGAACTCTTGCTCGCTCAAGCCATTTAACATAATGATGCCGCTCGTCTAATGCTTTAGATTGTGCTTCCAAATAAATAATACAAGTAAAAAGGCAGGACAGAAGGCAGGATCTTTGCGTTGTTTATCTACAACTACAAGTTAAACAGTACAAAATTGTGCATTGTATAGTAAATAAAATAGCAATAATGCGATGTACAGCATTAGCTGAGGGCAAATTAGTTCCTTTAGTTTCTCCCGAATAAGTTACTTGGTTTAGATTTCGAGATCAAATGTTTATCAGAAAGGATATGCACATGTTTTCAAAAGTATAAAGCGATAAAAAAAACTCTGGTGGTTACTGTTGCCGGTTGATGATAGTGAAGAGGAAGAAATTTAAAGATAACAGCCACCAGACAATGAATTTAGcttacaaaattttaaaaaatgcagcTACATTGGTAACCGTTTCTCTCTTATCGTAAATCGCGCTATAAGCTGGAGGACAATGACTTCTCAGATACGCACGTGTTGCATGACTGTGGTGGTTTAGCATTACTACCACGATGCACCGGTACTTATCTACATTAGCCCCTCGTCCTTTGCTATTGCAACAGACTTCGCCTATTTTAGGGGTAACAAGTtcagctcatcatcatcatcgttattatCATCATAATTACTAGCTTCAACCTGTTTTATATTAGATGTAAGGTTGAAGGCCTCTCTCAGTGATCTCCAATTAGTCCTGTCGTTGCAAAGCGCATAACCATCTCAGTTAATGCTTATCAGGTTTGCGAAAGAATGCAGTGCGAATTGCTAACTAAAACAGTAATACATTCTACCACATAGTCTGAGGATAAATTTCCCAAGATTAGTGTTAGGCACAAGATATTTAGAAAACGGGTGCACTTTGTGTTCTGCCTCGAATTATTGCTATCAAGGTGTCCTTTAAAGGCGGTAAATAAAATTTGTTCACTAagcttttgttaattagttgtcGAATTCGTGGTTACCATGTAATAACATGCGCCACCACGAAATTTTCGATTCGAAAAGCATTGTCGCAATCTTTATTGTTCTACGTTTTGTCATAATTTCGTCGTAATACCAATTAAACGTTGGCAGTGCTGATCGTTTTCCACTCGAAGCATGAAAACATGTTTCTCTCTAACTTAGACCTCACAAACTCACCAACATGTTTCGTCTAGTTGTTGCAATCTTAGAACGGCAAAATGTGCAGCTCACTTACCCAGTCTTAATGAAAGATGTCAGTGTTTCCACCATCATCCTGCTGACAGCCACGTCCTTTGAAGAAAACTTGGTGGGATGCCTCAAAGGAACTCCAAACAAAAAGGGGACATCATCAAAATGAGTGGTCCCAAACCATGCTGGCCAGCGGCTGAACGTCGGCCGGTAGCTGAACTTGTAAAAGAAAGACTTCATTGGCCTGTCTCCGTAGGATTCCGCAAAGAACACTGCTGGACAGTTGATGAAGACGTCGCCCAGAGCCTGAGCCAGCGCAGCCCTGACAGAACCAGCGCGGTCGTCGGTGCTGTTCCCAAAGTAGAATTGGGCCACTTCGTCTCTAGCCGACCTTGGAAAAAGGAATAGTACATCGTTCAACACGCGCGTAGCCGATTCCTTAGACACTTCGGATGACGAAGACTTGGGGTCAAACAGCGTCCTCTGGAAAGCCATTCCCTGAGAGTATCCGGACTCGGCGGTGACGCCGACCAGCACGTCGACAGGAAGAACGTGCCCACGAGCGATGGCCGTGACCGGGTCCATGGGGACCAACTCGTCTCGGTCCCTAGGCCAGAATGTGTAGTACGCTTGCTTGAATATCTCGCTTTCGGCTCTGGCTATGGTCTTGGCCGTGGCATCACGGAGGCAGCGAGCGACTACGGGAGCCGTCCTCACCGAAGTCGAATCGCTACAAGCCAGGGCGCTTGTCAACATGAGCGCCCGCACGTAGCTGGAGCTCGTACTCAGTGGATCTACAAGCCAGTTTGGAGCGCCGCCAATGAGAATAGCACGCCGAATGAGCCGTCGATTGAGGGGTGAGGTGAGGTGCAAACCAACCGACGTAGCTCCGGCGTCTTGGCCGGCTAACGTGATTGCCTTCGGGTCGCCGCCGAAGTATTGAACGTTGCTTCGTAACCAGCGGAGAGCTAAATGTTGATCGTAAAGCCCCATGTTTCCCGGAATGTCCGACACGTTGAGACTTAAGAAGCCGAACGCGCCGAGCCTGTAGTTGAGCGTCACGACTACGATGTCGCCCGACGCGGCCAGCGTGCCACCGTTGTAGACGTCCATAGTGGAGGAACCGCCCCGGAATCCGCCTCCATGAAGCCAGACAAGAACCGGCTTCAGAGGACACGTGGTGTTGTTATCCCGCTCTTTGCACTCGGTCACCCAAACATTCAGGTAGAGGCAATCTTCGGAGCTGACGCCATCGTCGACTTGAAACCAGGGTAAGTCCTGCAGAGCCCCATTGAGCTGCATGCACGGTGGCTTGAACTCAGTGGCGAGAACCATCCTGTCCCTCTGCTTGGCTCGCACGGGCCTGGAAAAGCGCAGGTGACCCACGGGGGGCTCTGCGTACGGAACGCCGAGGTACGCCTTCACCGTCTTGCCCAGGTGTGTCTGCGTCACGCCGTGCAGGGCTGCGGTCTTCGTCGCCACGAAGTCCCCGGAGTTCGCGTCCCCCGATGAAACCAGCAAATTCGCAGTCGTGAAGGCGCAGTACAGAAACGTGGTGGAGCCCCGCATATTGCAGAAACGGACGAGTGACGTCCTGCTGAGCGCGGCCACGTGCGTTTTGCTTTGCTCACGTTTGAAACCGAAAGAGGGGCGGCTGCGCTCGAGGCCGCGGACTCTCCGCCGCCACCGACGACTCACCGGTGTGCGCATTCGGGGCAGCAAAACGAGCGCAAGTGCCCTTATCGTTTCTGCGGTTCACCACTCTTTGAAACGTGGTTGGACGTCGCTCGACTGGAACGCCCACGCACGGAGTACGCTCACCAAGGCGCTGTCTCCGGCAATCTGCAATTCAATCGGGACAAGAAGGATGGAGCGAAAATAACATTCGCTCGCCTGCGACCATTCCGCCAAACAGCAAGCGTGCGTTTAGAGCCACAGCGCTTCTTCATTGCGAGTGGCTTTGCTATGAAAGGAATGTTTTATTCTTGGTTGTTTCTTTTTCGGTGCATTAACGTACTGAAAAGGTTCTGAAGCGCTCATTTTGGTGCACTGAAAGTAATGACTCTTCCACGCACTACTTTTCCCCGAAATGACTTCACTCTCAGCGCCGGAATAAGTTGACATAGCTGTGCTTGCTGGACCGCTACACAAACTTTTGTCCTGCCGTTATCACTTATTCTAATCGGTAATATTTCAGGGACGAAAATACTGCCACGGTGCATTCTGCCACCGAATGCTAAGTTTTTGTACGTCCCAccttcttgttttgtttgttaCAAGGCAACAACCTTAATAACCTAGAGGGAGCTTTATGACTGAACCTCGAGGGTGAAAATTAGGTGAAAATTTATTGGCTGCAAAGACTCAGAATCTTGGAAAGCGTGATATACCGACCACAACAAAATTTGCTTACTTGTTTCATGTGGTACAGCAGAGATATTTAAATTTCATTAATGGGCTACTCTAATCTGATTTTCGCACAGCGGCAATTGTAGAGCGTATAGAGCAGCGTGGAACGTATGCCAGCGCCCGTGGTCAATTTCAGTGTATTGCAAGTCATTTGAAAGCAACTGCAAAAAGAGCTAAAAGATCTTCCATTAGTTTAAACACAAACCTCAAATATTTTAAGCAGTTTATTAGTTAAGTCTAGGGAAGTGCCTGCGTgtgcggggaggggggagggagtgaCATCAATAATatattttcttttcgtttctttgtttACCGTAACAGCAACAGTTGTGTAAATTTTAGGAATGAGTGTAGTTGCAAGCGCACCACTGAGTCTCTGCCACATTTGTCTGGAGCTCAAATTGTGAACCTGCACTGCGTTTGAAAATCCTTCGTTCCACTTGAACCTGGCAGCTAGCTCACTGCTCCGTCAGGGGCTTCctacttgcttttctttcttgatgTTCAACAACTTTTCTTTACGCGAAAAGTAAAAGTTTTTGTTTAGTCAGCTACTTTCCGGACAGTTCGGTCGCCAAGTGTCAAACAAGTACGGGTGGCATACGTTGGCAGTTTCTACAAGAAATGATTAATGAACTATTTCTTGAAGGTTTCAGTTAGCGTGGAATTTATTTTGACTGCTTTTGACTGCTcaatggctgtggtgttgcgctgctgagcgcgaggttgcGAGCTCGATACCCTCCACGGCTGAATATGAGGGCCGATGAGAGCTGAATACAAAAACGTTTGGGTGCCTGAAGTGGGTACATCTTCAAAAATatacaggtggtcaaaattaatccagagtctcccGTTTTATCACACCTCGTGATAAGGTTGTGGCTTTGGCATGTAAGATCGTAGAACTTAATTTAATTTCCAGAAAAACAAATTATGATTCATTGTTGGAAGTGCTATTTTCCACTCGCCTCTATCATACACCTCATGTGCAGTTGCGTTATCAGGATGTGCTTAGGCGAGTCCAGCATATCTGAATTTTTCcacgaaggaaaggaacgttctTTAAAAGGCACCGGTCAAAACTTCCTCTTGGTTGGAGACACCGTAGTTAAAAGTATGTTTAGAAGCACCGTTGTTAGAAGCAAGCCACCGTGTTTTTCCATGGTCAACAAATTGCGCTCTGTGTACTCGGCCAGATACAATCGACCACTGTTTCGTAGATTGCCGAGAATCTGTTCTTTTGTGACATcatgcaaagaagaaaaaaatatgcgaatTCGAAGCACTGCGAAACTGTTTAGGTAATGCTTTCATTGGTGTTCCGGAGCAACGAtgctctttatttttttagacCATTTGTATAAGCACATGACAAGTTGGACACATTTCAGACTCACTCCAACATGCGGATCCCAAGTataacgacgatggaatgacgatggaacgaccacgatggcataaaCACAATACTATGACAGCATGAAAACGACTCTATGGCGACCAAGGAATATCGACGCCATGCAGAGTGACGATGACAAAACACTGACGATACGACGACAATGCAAGAACGATGACGACAGTGTGATGACGTAACAACGGCGACGGTATGGTGATGCCGTACGGCAGAATGgtgaatgcatgacgacgacagaGTGACGACAACGGCATAACAACGAAGGCATGGTGACGACGCAGTGACAATGACGGAACGATGACGACGGCATATGAAAGAAcggttgatgatgatgagaatGATGGCGACGAAATGACGACGAATGCATGTTTGTGTTGTAGCTCACGTCCATGCTTACGTAATAAGTAGGTCCTCTGCCACCTCATTTTGCAATGTATTCGCTACTGTAGTTTGCCATATACCTGGGTCCGATCGCACCCACCCACTCTGCGCACCACAGTGGCAGATATGTTTTAATTCTACCCGCAAGAATAGGCGTACCAGCTATGCTTCTTTGCATGACACGTGATAGTACACTGGCCTTGCGGAATTCGATGACTTCCACGAATAGTCTCCTACATTCCATGGCTCCTGCTTTGGCTACCAAGGCTACCGCCTGGGCTACCGAAGTGTGAAGGAACTCTTGTACCATCTTTTGGCAAGTCATTTGGATGAGCCGACAGCCCTACCTGTGACACTTGCAGCTTCGACGAAACTACATCACGTTTTTTGTGCATCTGCACACTTTAAATAACAGAGAGGCAGGAGCTGTGTACCACGTTAGAGGCAGTGGACAGCCAGCCACTGTCAGAGCAATAAATACTTGTACAGACAGTACATCGCAATGGACGTATGCTCTAAATCCAACCAGTGCTATAGTTCACTACCTGTGGTGTGCGGGCATACGAGATAGGCTGTGATAGTGACGTTTGCCGCTTCATTTCCTTGCGCTGATTCCCATTTCTTTACTCGTCTTTCTCTTTTCATATCTCTTTAAAAAAGCCTACTCATATGTCgtgcggcattgctctgagcatgggtgcactccaatctaTGAAGACACCACCATAATTTCCGCGCATAgaaatcagactacgagggagattatcGAGGCCTACGATATCATAAAAAATGGATTACGTTGTGTATGCATGCCGTCGTTAAATTTGTATGACAGTGTATTTGAATTTTTAAACCGCCTCATAGTGTAACATTAGATTACAGGATTTTgcgtttttgcctgcgcactgatagtgacgccatcgatgggagagcacgtggctatgggttgtagtACATAAGTTTGCGTATGCCTTCGAATAACGTTGTTAGTTCAGAGCTGTCCTGtgtgccttctgtcttcgtcgtcttgcgctgccccttcaagatgtaaCAAGAACAATTTTCGGCCTTACCTTATGTTGACCCACGATCGAGGTAAACTAGCTAATTAGACTCAGAAAGGGGGTGGGAAAACGGGTGGTAAGCTCTAGTCTTACATCTGCCCGTACCGTAGGCTCGCGGTATCTGTTCCCTTTTTTATTCAATGGCATGGACCTACGAAACCAGGAATCAATGCGATAAAGTTAACACGCTTAAtcgt
Encoded here:
- the LOC135904595 gene encoding acetylcholinesterase-1-like encodes the protein MRGSTTFLYCAFTTANLLVSSGDANSGDFVATKTAALHGVTQTHLGKTVKAYLGVPYAEPPVGHLRFSRPVRAKQRDRMVLATEFKPPCMQLNGALQDLPWFQVDDGVSSEDCLYLNVWVTECKERDNNTTCPLKPVLVWLHGGGFRGGSSTMDVYNGGTLAASGDIVVVTLNYRLGAFGFLSLNVSDIPGNMGLYDQHLALRWLRSNVQYFGGDPKAITLAGQDAGATSVGLHLTSPLNRRLIRRAILIGGAPNWLVDPLSTSSSYVRALMLTSALACSDSTSVRTAPVVARCLRDATAKTIARAESEIFKQAYYTFWPRDRDELVPMDPVTAIARGHVLPVDVLVGVTAESGYSQGMAFQRTLFDPKSSSSEVSKESATRVLNDVLFLFPRSARDEVAQFYFGNSTDDRAGSVRAALAQALGDVFINCPAVFFAESYGDRPMKSFFYKFSYRPTFSRWPAWFGTTHFDDVPFLFGVPLRHPTKFSSKDVAVSRMMVETLTSFIKTGVPKPTDEIDWPQYTSTTPDYLEVDSGDVSRKQDPFIRCDFWRRYYPRSV